The proteins below are encoded in one region of Hordeum vulgare subsp. vulgare chromosome 3H, MorexV3_pseudomolecules_assembly, whole genome shotgun sequence:
- the LOC123442810 gene encoding protein LATERAL ORGAN BOUNDARIES-like, whose amino-acid sequence MASPSSTGNSIVSVVVAAATTPGAGAPCAACKFLRRKCLPGCVFAPYFPPEEPQKFANVHKVFGASNVTKLLNELPPHQREDAVSSLAYEAEARVKDPVYGCVGAISVLQRQVHRLQKELDAAHTELLRYACGELGSIPTALPVVTAGVPSGRLSSAVMPCPGQLAGGMYSGGGGGGFRRLGLVDAIVPQPPLSAGCYYNMRSNNNAGGSVAADVAPVQIPYASMANWAVNAISTITTTSGSESIGMDHKEGGDSSM is encoded by the coding sequence ATGGCATCCCCGTCGAGCACCGGCAACTCCATCGTCTCCGTGGTGGTTGCAGCGGCCACGACACCGGGGGCCGGGGCGCCGTGCGCTGCGTGCAAGTTCCTGCGGCGCAAGTGCCTCCCCGGCTGCGTGTTCGCGCCCTACTTCCCGCCGGAGGAGCCGCAGAAGTTCGCCAACGTGCACAAGGTGTTCGGCGCCAGCAACGTGACCAAGCTGCTCAACGAGCTGCCGCCGCACCAGCGGGAAGACGCCGTGAGCTCGCTGGCCTACGAGGCGGAGGCGCGGGTCAAGGACCCCGTCTACGGCTGCGTCGGCGCCATCTCCGTGCTCCAGCGCCAGGTCCACCGCCTCCAGAAGGAGCTCGACGCCGCGCACACCGAGCTCCTCCGGTACGCCTGCGGCGAGCTCGGCAGCATCCCCACCGCGCTCCCCGTTGTCACGGCCGGCGTCCCCAGCGGCAGGCTCTCATCCGCCGTAATGCCCTGCCCCGGCCAGCTCGCCGGCGGCATGTacagcggtggcggtggcggtggcttcCGGAGGCTCGGGCTTGTGGACGCGATAGTACCACAGCCCCCTCTTTCCGCCGGCTGCTACTACAATATGCGGAGCAACAACAACGCTGGAGGCAGCGTCGCTGCCGACGTGGCGCCCGTTCAGATCCCCTACGCCTCCATGGCGAATTGGGCCGTGAACGCCATTAGCACCATTACCACCACCTCAGGATCAGAGAGCATTGGGATGGATCACAAGGAAGGAGGCGACAGCAGCATGTGA